The following proteins come from a genomic window of Mucinivorans hirudinis:
- a CDS encoding Potassium uptake protein KtrB, with the protein MKRKFSLTHFIVSMLRFDFERILTFGYISKHPHRQLIFGYLSYIVVGTLLLCLPFMTSTNVGFLDHIFSATSAVSTTGLSTVDVSSAYTFSGKLVILLLIQLGGLGYMTMSCFVMFSLTKHFTIIKKGIIAAEFTMPGGITAKNLVKSVVGFTFFFEVIGALLLYFLFADKGVENPVGTAIFHSVSAFCTAGFSTFSDSLMQFRDDWGVNLVVIVLSYAGAMGFIVMHDLWQKITTRGYKITFTSKVIVLVTLALSALATTQMFFFEPSLLQYPASERFLMSLFQSMSALTTVGFNTINIGGLIPITLLSLTMIMYFGASPSGTGGGLKTTTLTATMAFVKSKLGQNRDVTLFGRTLPTYRIDTALATFVLYTAVICLSSLILTATEDFDYLVILFESASALGTVGLSTGITPELSSEGKLVLIVVMFIGRVGVLTFGFSMLHRMKQRTTQITKQDDLAV; encoded by the coding sequence ATGAAACGCAAATTCTCATTAACTCACTTTATAGTGAGTATGCTCAGATTTGACTTTGAGCGCATATTGACCTTCGGATACATCTCTAAACACCCTCACAGGCAACTTATTTTCGGATACTTGTCCTATATAGTCGTGGGAACGCTACTGTTATGCTTGCCTTTTATGACATCGACAAACGTAGGGTTTTTAGACCATATATTCTCGGCAACTTCTGCCGTATCGACAACGGGACTCTCAACGGTTGATGTATCTTCTGCCTACACATTTTCGGGAAAGTTGGTAATACTGTTATTAATCCAACTTGGAGGATTGGGCTATATGACAATGAGTTGTTTTGTGATGTTCAGCCTCACAAAACATTTTACCATAATCAAAAAAGGGATTATCGCTGCCGAATTTACGATGCCGGGCGGGATTACGGCAAAGAATCTGGTTAAAAGCGTCGTTGGATTTACCTTCTTCTTTGAGGTAATAGGAGCACTGCTGCTCTATTTTTTATTTGCCGACAAAGGCGTAGAGAACCCTGTCGGTACAGCTATTTTCCATTCGGTTTCGGCATTCTGTACCGCAGGTTTTTCAACATTTTCAGACAGTCTTATGCAATTCAGAGATGACTGGGGCGTAAATTTGGTGGTTATTGTTCTGAGCTATGCCGGTGCTATGGGATTTATTGTTATGCACGACCTATGGCAAAAGATTACAACCCGAGGTTACAAAATTACATTCACCTCCAAAGTGATTGTATTGGTGACCTTAGCTCTATCGGCATTGGCAACGACTCAGATGTTTTTCTTTGAGCCATCTCTATTGCAATACCCTGCCTCTGAACGTTTTTTGATGTCGCTATTTCAATCAATGTCGGCACTCACGACCGTCGGTTTTAATACGATAAATATAGGTGGACTAATACCTATTACACTCTTGTCGCTAACGATGATTATGTACTTTGGGGCATCGCCATCCGGAACAGGCGGAGGATTGAAGACAACAACGCTAACAGCAACTATGGCATTTGTAAAGTCGAAACTAGGTCAAAATCGAGACGTGACGCTCTTTGGTAGAACGCTTCCAACATATCGCATAGATACAGCATTAGCCACTTTTGTACTCTACACGGCAGTAATATGTTTGAGTTCACTCATTCTCACTGCAACCGAAGATTTCGACTACCTTGTAATCTTATTTGAGTCGGCGTCAGCCCTTGGAACGGTGGGGCTATCAACGGGCATAACTCCTGAGCTATCCTCTGAAGGTAAATTGGTACTTATTGTGGTAATGTTTATCGGACGTGTGGGAGTGCTCACTTTCGGATTTTCGATGCTACACAGAATGAAACAACGTACAACACAAATTACCAAACAAGATGATTTAGCAGTATAG
- a CDS encoding Sialidase: MKKLLTVFAILLAGAAFAQDTLRVYEPVTPLLINRTNNPYFELSIKPTSAKRVLQGLDIEIDNPKYIKAITLYYTGNQSLAKGYTSDNKFDNPSYAVKKLEIKDVKNKMTLTADQQLFPANNYFWIGVTLDEKTPLTQKISVKLSAAKVNNKNVVIDYQGKQTPRRVGVSVRNGSDDGVAAYRIPGIVTTKKGTLIAVYDIRRNSSVDLQEDIQVGVSRSFDGGATWQPMQIALDMRGYGVLPDAQNGVGDPAILVDDKTGDIIVIGLWSHGIGGLRNFWNSKKNAMQPEEEAAQVVIARSSDDGATWSKPLNITPMVKKPEWGVHLQGPGMGITMKDGTLVFAYQYLGEDNIPKATIISSKDGGKTWKAGSAARENTTEAQVAEIAPGVLMLNMRDNRGGSRAILTTTDLGKTWTEHSTSRSALIEPVCMASFIKADDNIFLFSNPADTKARTNMTIKGSKDKAQSWNEGVMIDNGGCWGYSCLTMIDPETVGILYEGSQSQMTFQAIPLNEILENK; this comes from the coding sequence ATGAAAAAATTACTTACTGTATTTGCAATCCTATTGGCGGGCGCAGCGTTCGCACAGGACACTTTACGTGTGTACGAACCCGTAACACCACTACTTATCAACCGCACTAACAATCCATATTTCGAGCTGAGCATAAAGCCGACTTCGGCAAAGAGGGTGCTCCAAGGGTTGGATATAGAAATTGACAATCCGAAGTACATAAAGGCAATAACTCTATACTACACAGGAAATCAAAGCCTTGCAAAGGGATACACGAGCGATAATAAGTTTGATAATCCCAGCTATGCAGTCAAAAAGTTGGAAATAAAAGATGTCAAAAACAAGATGACACTCACGGCAGACCAGCAACTGTTTCCGGCGAATAACTATTTCTGGATTGGAGTCACTTTGGATGAAAAAACTCCTCTAACGCAAAAAATTTCTGTAAAACTCTCTGCTGCAAAGGTTAATAACAAGAATGTTGTTATTGACTATCAGGGCAAACAGACGCCTCGCCGCGTGGGTGTTTCTGTACGAAACGGCTCAGATGACGGGGTGGCGGCATATCGCATTCCCGGCATTGTCACCACTAAAAAAGGCACGCTAATAGCCGTTTACGACATTCGCCGCAACAGCTCGGTAGACCTTCAAGAGGATATACAGGTGGGAGTCTCGCGCAGTTTCGATGGTGGCGCAACTTGGCAGCCAATGCAAATAGCTTTGGATATGAGGGGGTATGGGGTACTACCTGATGCTCAGAACGGCGTGGGCGACCCGGCGATTTTGGTGGACGACAAAACCGGTGATATCATTGTGATTGGACTCTGGTCGCACGGCATTGGCGGGCTTAGAAACTTTTGGAACTCAAAGAAAAACGCTATGCAGCCCGAAGAGGAGGCAGCACAGGTTGTAATTGCCCGCAGTTCGGACGACGGTGCAACGTGGAGCAAACCACTAAACATTACTCCAATGGTTAAAAAGCCCGAATGGGGTGTTCACCTACAGGGTCCGGGTATGGGAATCACAATGAAGGACGGCACGTTGGTATTTGCTTATCAATACCTTGGAGAAGATAATATACCGAAGGCTACAATAATTTCGTCCAAGGATGGCGGCAAGACTTGGAAGGCTGGTAGTGCTGCGAGAGAGAATACCACCGAAGCGCAGGTTGCCGAAATAGCACCGGGTGTTCTGATGCTCAATATGCGCGACAACCGCGGCGGCTCACGAGCCATACTCACAACAACCGACTTAGGCAAGACCTGGACAGAGCACTCGACATCACGCTCGGCACTCATCGAACCCGTGTGTATGGCAAGTTTTATAAAAGCTGACGACAACATATTTTTGTTCAGCAACCCAGCCGACACCAAAGCACGTACCAATATGACAATCAAGGGTTCAAAGGACAAGGCACAGAGCTGGAACGAAGGGGTAATGATTGATAATGGCGGTTGTTGGGGCTACTCGTGCCTTACGATGATTGACCCTGAAACCGTCGGCATCCTATACGAGGGTAGCCAGTCTCAAATGACCTTTCAGGCGATACCGCTCAACGAGATTCTGGAAAATAAGTAA
- a CDS encoding putative beta-D-galactosidase, producing the protein MVLDSLKNYDRYCGANSLFAQGIRFVIQNGETLPEGKYMLHGEELYVMVVEKELKRLEDAKLEAHKEYIDIQIVLDGQECFAWSNTEQCTKVGKEYDPQNDIMFFDDEPQTIIKAQAGQFLIFFPEDAHAPLIGEGKVRKAIIKVKNMPL; encoded by the coding sequence ATGGTACTCGATTCACTAAAAAACTACGACCGCTATTGCGGAGCCAATTCACTTTTCGCGCAGGGCATCAGATTTGTTATCCAAAATGGCGAAACACTCCCCGAAGGCAAATATATGCTTCACGGAGAGGAACTTTACGTTATGGTTGTGGAAAAGGAGCTCAAAAGACTCGAAGATGCAAAACTCGAAGCACACAAAGAGTATATTGATATTCAAATAGTTCTCGATGGACAGGAGTGTTTTGCGTGGTCGAACACGGAACAGTGCACAAAAGTCGGCAAGGAGTATGACCCGCAGAACGACATTATGTTCTTTGACGATGAACCGCAGACCATTATCAAGGCACAGGCAGGTCAATTTCTCATCTTCTTTCCCGAGGATGCTCACGCCCCTCTTATTGGCGAGGGCAAGGTACGCAAGGCTATCATAAAAGTTAAAAATATGCCGTTATAA
- a CDS encoding Acetyltransferase, which produces MILTPTKTENIPAIMNLVAQAQSYLAKQGIDQWQDGYPDEQTIKNDIAQGESYVVYNNESEVIATIVVSFEAEDTYRTIEGQWLTENPYCVMHRMAIRDDYKGRGVTYDIFRKVEQMAVERGIKSIRLDTHEQNIAMRRISNKLGYRYCGIIYVRGNSPRLAYEKILK; this is translated from the coding sequence ATGATACTAACCCCGACTAAAACCGAAAATATACCTGCCATTATGAACTTAGTGGCTCAGGCTCAATCATATTTAGCAAAACAAGGAATCGACCAGTGGCAGGATGGCTATCCCGATGAACAGACGATTAAGAATGACATCGCACAAGGAGAGAGCTATGTGGTATATAACAATGAAAGTGAGGTCATTGCAACTATCGTTGTCTCTTTTGAGGCGGAGGATACCTACCGGACAATAGAGGGGCAATGGCTTACGGAAAACCCCTATTGTGTTATGCACCGAATGGCGATTCGGGATGATTACAAGGGGCGTGGCGTCACCTACGATATTTTTCGCAAGGTGGAACAAATGGCTGTCGAAAGGGGTATCAAGTCAATCCGCTTAGATACACACGAGCAAAACATTGCTATGCGCAGAATTAGCAATAAATTAGGCTACCGTTATTGTGGAATTATCTACGTGAGAGGCAACTCACCGAGGCTAGCGTATGAAAAAATATTGAAATAG
- a CDS encoding Hemolysin A encodes MKRIEIKKLFEQKNPQLSRLIPGMVFGWLESLICARKINYILDSYSSKEPLDFIESTLKYVGVTYELRGTDNIPRDGRVIFAANHPLGGLDGLILAKGVSEHIQSNVKLIVNDLLMNLEPLQPLFVPINKHGSQSADYVRAQQHLYASDDAIITFPAGLCSRLINREIIDTEWKRNFINKASEYGRAIIPTYIEGRNSMFFYQLAKWRKRLKIKANIEMILLPREMFAQRGKHITITFGEPQYIDKEHTAFEWTEIIRKKVYSQKK; translated from the coding sequence ATGAAACGTATCGAGATAAAAAAACTTTTCGAGCAGAAGAATCCGCAGTTGTCTCGGCTCATACCCGGTATGGTCTTCGGATGGCTGGAGAGTCTAATCTGCGCTCGCAAAATCAACTATATTTTGGATAGTTACTCCTCGAAAGAGCCGTTAGACTTTATAGAATCGACGCTTAAATATGTAGGCGTAACATATGAGTTGCGAGGCACTGACAACATTCCGCGGGATGGAAGAGTAATTTTTGCGGCTAATCACCCCCTTGGCGGGCTTGACGGACTGATACTAGCCAAAGGAGTTTCGGAGCATATACAAAGCAATGTAAAGCTGATTGTCAATGATTTGCTAATGAATTTGGAGCCACTTCAACCACTCTTTGTACCTATCAATAAACACGGCTCTCAATCTGCCGATTACGTCCGCGCACAACAACATCTATATGCTTCCGATGATGCTATCATCACCTTTCCTGCGGGACTATGTTCGCGGTTGATAAACCGTGAAATTATTGACACAGAATGGAAACGAAATTTTATAAACAAGGCATCGGAGTATGGGCGGGCAATTATACCCACCTATATCGAGGGGCGAAACTCAATGTTCTTTTATCAACTCGCTAAATGGCGTAAAAGGCTGAAAATTAAAGCAAATATCGAAATGATTCTCCTGCCGCGAGAGATGTTTGCGCAACGCGGAAAACATATAACCATAACTTTCGGCGAGCCTCAGTACATAGATAAAGAACATACAGCCTTTGAGTGGACAGAGATTATACGCAAAAAAGTCTATTCTCAAAAAAAATGA
- a CDS encoding Major facilitator family transporter translates to MSLWNRNFILACIANFSMFFAFYLILPILAIYLEVDLGADKSMVGIVISSYVISALLVRPFSGYLVDTLPRKRLLMFALATFAVCFAGYIIATSVVFLLFVRILHGAAMGITTVSMNTLALDIMPSQKRGTGIGYFGVMSNMAMATGPMVAMMIYEASGSFQTNFRLSLIMAAFSLLITSFIKADQTVLPTQEKPEPLSLDRFILLKGLRAALSMLLISFSYGMLSTYIALYGKDVVGLASGAGQFFVFFAGGIMISRLIAGKFVNRGLFKQVIMFGMSLLIITYAIFLTFHNEVVFYASAFCLGAGYGILAPAFQFMFINLAPHNKRGTANATYFASWDAGIGLGVLCGGIISDHVSMIAAFTFGGVLLVIGTVQYYFSAAPYFDRMRNRV, encoded by the coding sequence ATGTCTCTTTGGAACCGTAACTTTATACTTGCCTGCATTGCGAACTTCTCGATGTTCTTCGCTTTCTACTTGATTCTACCTATTTTAGCAATCTATTTAGAGGTTGATTTGGGTGCAGATAAGTCGATGGTTGGTATTGTTATTTCGTCCTATGTAATTAGCGCCCTGTTAGTTCGCCCGTTTTCCGGCTACCTTGTCGATACGCTCCCCCGCAAGAGATTGCTGATGTTTGCTCTAGCAACATTCGCCGTCTGTTTCGCGGGATATATCATTGCGACAAGCGTAGTTTTTCTGCTCTTTGTCAGGATTTTGCACGGCGCTGCAATGGGTATCACCACGGTTTCGATGAACACATTGGCGTTGGATATTATGCCCTCCCAGAAGCGGGGCACGGGCATCGGCTATTTTGGGGTGATGTCCAATATGGCTATGGCAACGGGTCCGATGGTGGCGATGATGATTTATGAGGCAAGTGGCTCTTTTCAAACTAATTTCCGCCTCTCGCTGATTATGGCAGCATTTAGTCTGCTCATAACAAGCTTTATAAAGGCAGACCAGACGGTGCTTCCCACTCAGGAAAAGCCTGAACCGTTGTCTTTGGATAGGTTTATTCTACTCAAAGGCTTGCGAGCGGCATTGTCAATGCTATTGATTTCTTTTAGTTACGGTATGCTATCAACATATATTGCCCTCTATGGTAAGGATGTTGTAGGACTGGCTTCGGGTGCGGGGCAGTTTTTTGTATTCTTTGCGGGAGGCATTATGATTTCACGGTTGATTGCCGGGAAATTTGTGAACAGAGGACTATTCAAGCAGGTTATAATGTTCGGAATGTCTTTGTTAATAATAACTTACGCAATATTTCTCACATTTCACAACGAGGTCGTCTTCTATGCTTCGGCATTCTGTCTGGGGGCGGGTTACGGCATTCTTGCACCTGCATTTCAGTTTATGTTTATCAACCTTGCTCCACACAATAAGCGCGGAACTGCCAATGCCACATACTTTGCTTCGTGGGATGCGGGCATCGGACTTGGGGTTTTGTGCGGGGGGATAATCTCTGACCACGTTTCGATGATAGCCGCATTTACATTCGGTGGAGTTTTGTTGGTGATAGGAACAGTACAATACTATTTCAGCGCGGCACCCTATTTCGATAGGATGAGAAATAGAGTCTGA
- a CDS encoding Thiol:disulfide oxidoreductase related to ResA has product MKKILFLAVASMTFACAPKNVFTVNGTVEDTTLNGAIVYLMNDAGKAIDSIVIAEGKFTLKGNIDSVTISTVRLPKQASYVFAEAGTINVAFNADRSVVSGGTPLNDSYNAYTKEIENLSKDFSAKMKSMRESGENEDAMEAAYEAFNDGRGAILDSYFSTNKENGFGVFLLRQKVYQGDYKVSQIDSLMALVPLAKGDVSLEKLRKQKDAYEKTSEGAMFLDFSGKTLEGGDVKFSDYVGKGKYILADFWASWCGPCRRAMPMLKEMHTKYAKDGFEVLGVNVWERGENDNLKAIEEEGMVWAQIVNYKDTTPTDIYGINGIPTLILYAPDGTIITRSHNPEDIKVKLEEIFKK; this is encoded by the coding sequence ATGAAAAAAATTTTGTTCTTGGCAGTTGCATCGATGACTTTCGCGTGCGCGCCTAAAAACGTTTTCACTGTCAATGGTACAGTGGAGGACACAACCCTCAACGGCGCAATTGTCTATTTGATGAATGACGCCGGAAAAGCTATCGATAGTATCGTTATTGCGGAAGGTAAATTTACCCTCAAAGGCAATATCGACAGCGTTACCATCTCGACTGTACGTCTGCCTAAACAAGCCTCTTACGTTTTTGCCGAAGCAGGCACAATCAATGTTGCTTTCAATGCTGACCGTAGCGTTGTCAGCGGCGGTACTCCTCTGAACGACTCTTACAATGCTTACACCAAGGAGATAGAGAACCTCTCAAAGGATTTCAGCGCAAAGATGAAATCTATGCGCGAATCGGGTGAAAACGAGGATGCTATGGAGGCTGCTTATGAAGCATTCAACGACGGTCGCGGTGCAATTCTTGATTCGTACTTTTCGACCAATAAAGAGAATGGTTTTGGAGTTTTCCTACTTCGCCAAAAGGTTTATCAAGGTGATTACAAAGTATCACAAATTGACTCACTGATGGCACTTGTACCCCTTGCAAAGGGCGATGTCAGCCTTGAAAAACTTCGCAAACAAAAGGATGCTTACGAAAAGACTTCAGAGGGTGCGATGTTCCTTGACTTCTCGGGCAAGACTCTCGAGGGCGGTGATGTTAAATTCTCGGACTATGTAGGTAAGGGTAAATATATTCTGGCGGACTTCTGGGCTTCGTGGTGCGGTCCCTGCCGCCGTGCGATGCCTATGCTGAAGGAGATGCACACAAAATATGCGAAAGATGGTTTTGAAGTTCTAGGTGTAAATGTTTGGGAGCGTGGTGAGAACGACAACCTCAAAGCTATTGAGGAGGAGGGTATGGTATGGGCACAAATAGTGAACTACAAAGATACCACTCCAACCGACATCTACGGCATAAACGGCATCCCGACTCTGATTCTTTATGCTCCTGACGGCACTATCATTACCCGTTCTCATAATCCTGAGGATATTAAAGTGAAGCTGGAGGAAATATTCAAAAAATAG